The following are encoded together in the Naumannella cuiyingiana genome:
- the proC gene encoding pyrroline-5-carboxylate reductase has product MTDRLLVVGGGVMGETLISGLLRAGWPTERILASERSPERRAELAERHGIEALAGLDAAGQAETVVLVVKPQDADAVLAELAGRIRPGAMLVSLCAGVPTARLEAGLPDGQPVVRVMPNTPAQVDEGMAAISAGRYADAAHVARVEELLNAIGRSVTVPESYQDAVTAISGSGPAYLFFVVEAMIEAGVHLGLPRVTATELVVQTMLGSAKLLRESGGHPTVLREQVTSPGGTTAAAIRQLEDHKVRAAFITAIEAARDRSRELGRTEPGS; this is encoded by the coding sequence GTGACCGATCGCCTGCTCGTCGTCGGCGGCGGCGTGATGGGGGAGACGCTGATCTCGGGCCTGCTGCGCGCTGGCTGGCCGACCGAGCGGATCCTGGCCAGCGAACGCAGCCCCGAACGACGCGCCGAGCTGGCCGAGCGGCACGGGATCGAGGCGCTCGCCGGCCTCGACGCCGCCGGACAGGCCGAGACGGTGGTGTTGGTGGTCAAGCCGCAGGACGCCGACGCCGTGCTCGCCGAGCTGGCCGGCCGGATCCGCCCCGGCGCGATGCTGGTGTCGCTGTGCGCGGGCGTACCTACCGCCCGGCTGGAGGCGGGCCTGCCCGACGGCCAGCCGGTGGTGCGGGTGATGCCGAACACGCCCGCGCAGGTCGACGAGGGCATGGCGGCCATCTCCGCGGGTCGGTACGCCGATGCCGCGCATGTCGCCCGCGTCGAGGAGCTGCTGAATGCCATCGGCCGCAGCGTCACGGTCCCGGAGTCCTATCAGGACGCGGTGACGGCGATCTCGGGCTCGGGACCGGCGTACCTCTTCTTCGTCGTGGAGGCGATGATCGAGGCCGGCGTGCACCTCGGCCTGCCGCGGGTGACCGCGACGGAGCTGGTCGTGCAGACGATGCTCGGTTCGGCGAAGCTGTTGCGCGAGTCCGGCGGGCACCCGACGGTGCTGCGCGAGCAGGTCACCTCGCCCGGCGGAACGACCGCGGCGGCGATCCGCCAGCTCGAGGACCACAAGGTACGCGCGGCCTTCATCACCGCGATCGAGGCCGCCCGCGACCGCAGCCGCGAGCTCGGCCGCACCGAACCGGGATCCTGA
- a CDS encoding acetoin utilization protein AcuC, whose product MVARLIHSPDLERYHFGPDHPMGPGRVQLTLALARELGILDQLQVAPEPAANEDLLRAVHDELYIAAVKADRTSTIFGIGTPDNPLVVGMHDIAAGISAATTEAARAVWSGEVARGINIAGGHHHAMPMGTSGFCVYNDIAVAIRWLQSAGAKKIAYVDVDAHHGDGVQAIFYDDPSVLTVSLHESPAYLFPGTGYPTETGGSGAEGSAVNVALPPGVGDAGWLRAFEAVVPPVLEAFAPDILITQHGCDSHAADPLTDLQLTLGGQVASYRRLAELAERYAHGRWVITGGGGYAMPWVLPQAWAQLLGVAADVEVDPATPLPSGWLPEDWRERSGPPPATVGDPAPEFTPITEGLDPSSRVDQAILATRRAVFPELGLDPDVF is encoded by the coding sequence ATGGTCGCCCGGCTGATCCACTCCCCGGATCTGGAGCGCTACCACTTCGGTCCGGACCATCCGATGGGGCCGGGCCGGGTCCAGCTCACCCTGGCGCTCGCCCGCGAGCTCGGCATCCTTGATCAACTCCAGGTGGCGCCGGAGCCGGCCGCGAACGAGGATCTATTGCGTGCGGTGCACGACGAGCTCTACATCGCCGCGGTGAAGGCGGATCGGACCTCGACGATCTTCGGGATCGGTACGCCGGACAACCCGCTCGTGGTCGGGATGCACGACATCGCCGCCGGGATCAGCGCCGCGACCACCGAGGCGGCGCGCGCGGTCTGGAGCGGCGAGGTCGCGCGCGGGATCAACATCGCGGGCGGACATCACCACGCGATGCCGATGGGCACCAGCGGGTTCTGCGTCTACAACGACATCGCCGTGGCGATCCGCTGGCTGCAGTCGGCCGGTGCGAAGAAGATCGCCTATGTCGACGTCGACGCCCACCACGGCGACGGGGTGCAGGCGATCTTCTACGACGACCCGAGTGTGCTGACCGTCAGCCTGCACGAGTCCCCGGCGTACCTCTTCCCCGGCACGGGCTACCCGACCGAGACCGGCGGTTCGGGCGCCGAGGGGTCGGCGGTGAACGTGGCGCTGCCGCCGGGGGTGGGCGATGCCGGTTGGCTCCGGGCCTTCGAGGCGGTCGTGCCGCCGGTGCTGGAGGCCTTCGCGCCCGACATCCTGATCACCCAGCACGGCTGCGACTCCCACGCCGCCGATCCGCTGACCGATCTGCAGCTCACCCTGGGCGGCCAGGTGGCCAGTTATCGGCGGCTGGCCGAACTGGCCGAGCGGTACGCCCACGGAAGGTGGGTGATCACCGGCGGCGGCGGGTACGCGATGCCGTGGGTGCTGCCGCAGGCCTGGGCCCAACTGCTCGGGGTGGCCGCCGACGTCGAGGTGGACCCGGCGACGCCGCTGCCGAGCGGCTGGCTGCCCGAGGATTGGCGCGAGCGCTCCGGCCCGCCGCCGGCGACCGTCGGCGATCCGGCGCCGGAGTTCACCCCGATCACCGAGGGGCTGGACCCGTCGAGCCGGGTCGATCAGGCGATCCTGGCGACCCGCCGAGCGGTCTTCCCGGAGCTCGGCCTGGACCCGGACGTCTTCTGA
- a CDS encoding helix-turn-helix domain-containing protein: MTDREPVSGINAKFLTVAEVASLMRVSKMSVYRMIHAGELEAVRFGRNFRVPETAVDAYLRGAYYDVG, from the coding sequence ATGACTGACCGTGAGCCCGTGAGTGGCATCAATGCCAAGTTCCTCACGGTGGCCGAGGTCGCATCGCTGATGCGGGTCTCGAAGATGTCGGTCTACCGGATGATCCATGCGGGCGAGCTCGAGGCGGTCCGCTTCGGCCGCAACTTCCGGGTCCCCGAGACGGCGGTCGACGCCTACCTGCGCGGCGCGTACTACGACGTCGGCTGA
- a CDS encoding EamA family transporter has protein sequence MRAASPHPATWLVVALVSAAGFGTAGSFASALMEAGWTPAATTTVRLALGGLLLAPIAAWQLRGRYATLTRHWRTIAAFGLIACAGTQLLFFLAITRLPVGIALLIEYLAPVLVVGWTWATTRVRPGVLVGVGTLLAIAGLLGVIDVFGEVRVDPLGVLFGLGAAACLGAYFVISADSPVELPPLTLAAGGLLVGAAGVGLVGALGLLPMRASLDPVTIADTTVPAPVSVLGLGLLATALAYLTGIIATRHLGSRLASFVGLTEVLFAAAWAWLLLGQSLRPTQLAGGVVIIVGVLLVRLAEPRARETPVDVQPTS, from the coding sequence ATGCGTGCGGCGTCCCCACACCCCGCGACCTGGCTGGTCGTGGCCCTGGTCTCGGCGGCCGGCTTCGGCACCGCGGGCAGCTTCGCCTCCGCGCTGATGGAGGCCGGCTGGACGCCCGCCGCCACGACGACCGTCCGGCTGGCGCTCGGCGGCCTGCTGCTGGCTCCGATCGCGGCCTGGCAGCTCCGCGGCCGGTACGCCACCCTGACCCGGCACTGGCGGACGATCGCCGCCTTCGGCCTGATCGCCTGTGCCGGCACCCAGTTGCTGTTCTTCCTGGCGATCACCCGGCTGCCCGTGGGCATCGCGCTGCTGATCGAGTACCTGGCACCGGTGCTGGTCGTCGGGTGGACCTGGGCGACGACGCGGGTCCGGCCGGGCGTGCTGGTCGGCGTGGGCACGCTGCTCGCGATCGCCGGCCTGCTCGGAGTGATCGACGTGTTCGGTGAGGTACGCGTGGACCCGCTCGGGGTGCTCTTCGGGCTCGGCGCGGCGGCCTGCCTGGGCGCCTACTTCGTGATCTCGGCCGACAGCCCGGTCGAGCTGCCCCCGCTGACGCTGGCCGCGGGCGGGCTGCTCGTCGGCGCCGCCGGCGTCGGCCTCGTCGGCGCGCTCGGGCTGCTGCCGATGCGTGCCTCACTGGACCCGGTGACGATCGCAGACACCACCGTTCCGGCCCCCGTGTCCGTGCTCGGGCTCGGCCTGCTCGCGACGGCGCTGGCGTACCTGACCGGGATCATCGCCACCCGGCACCTCGGCTCGCGGCTCGCGTCGTTCGTCGGGCTGACGGAGGTGCTGTTCGCGGCGGCGTGGGCGTGGTTGCTACTCGGTCAGTCGCTGCGCCCGACCCAGCTCGCGGGCGGGGTCGTGATCATCGTGGGCGTGTTACTGGTCCGCCTCGCGGAACCGCGGGCGCGCGAGACTCCGGTCGACGTTCAGCCGACGTCGTAG
- a CDS encoding CGNR zinc finger domain-containing protein, with product MTFAHDTMLALRAGAALVNSAEPPDTLTDLDDLDAFLAQHPFTGRRDATDAELREVRALRPVLRGFWVDDEELLVERVNAVLAEYAALPQLTRHDGFGWHIHATAADRPLAARIAVELAMAMTDVLRAGERDRLGFCAADDCSGVVADLSRNRSRRYCESGCGNRVNVAAYRARRSAAAG from the coding sequence ATGACATTCGCCCACGACACGATGCTCGCGCTGCGGGCCGGCGCGGCGCTGGTCAACTCCGCCGAACCGCCGGACACGCTGACCGACCTCGACGACCTGGACGCCTTCCTGGCCCAGCACCCGTTCACCGGTCGGCGCGACGCCACCGACGCCGAACTGCGCGAGGTCCGCGCGCTGCGACCCGTGCTGCGCGGATTCTGGGTCGACGACGAGGAGCTGCTGGTCGAGCGGGTCAACGCCGTGCTGGCCGAGTACGCCGCGCTCCCGCAACTGACCCGCCACGACGGATTCGGCTGGCACATCCACGCCACCGCCGCCGATCGCCCCCTGGCCGCCCGGATCGCCGTGGAACTTGCCATGGCAATGACCGATGTGTTGCGTGCCGGCGAGCGGGACCGGCTCGGATTCTGCGCCGCCGATGACTGCTCCGGCGTGGTCGCCGACCTGTCCCGCAACCGGTCGCGACGCTACTGCGAGAGCGGTTGCGGCAACCGGGTCAATGTCGCCGCCTATCGCGCGCGACGCTCCGCCGCGGCCGGCTGA
- a CDS encoding 30S ribosomal protein bS22, with product MGSVIKKRRKRMAKKKHRKLLKRTRIQRRRAGK from the coding sequence GTGGGTTCTGTGATCAAGAAGCGCCGCAAGCGGATGGCGAAGAAGAAGCACCGCAAGCTGCTCAAGCGCACCCGCATCCAGCGCCGCCGCGCCGGCAAGTAA